In a genomic window of Aggregatimonas sangjinii:
- the ilvD gene encoding dihydroxy-acid dehydratase, with protein sequence MELNKYSKNVTQDPTQPAAQAMLYAIGFKDEDFLKPLIGIASTGYEGNPCNMHLNDLAKVVKEGVNSKETVGLIFNTIGISDGISMGTPGMRFSLPSRDIIADSMEAVVQGMSYDGLVTVVGCDKNMPGALMAMIRLNRPSILVYGGTIASGCHNDKKLDIVSAFEAWGEKVAGTMPESEFKCIIKKSVPGAGACGGMYTANTMASAIEALGMALPYNSSNPAISDDKNAECLAAGRQMRVLIEKDIKPLDIVTRKSLENAIRLVTIMGGSTNAVLHFLAIARAADIIFTLQDFQHISDTTPFIADLKPSGKYLMEDVHRVGGIPAVLKYLLKNGLLHGDCLTVTGKTLAENLENVPDLEEGQNVIMPLDKPIKATGHLRMLYGNLAENGSVAKITGKEGLRFEGTAKVFNSEYDANDGIRQGLVKKGDVVVIRYEGPKGGPGMPEMLKPTAAIMGAGLGKEVALITDGRFSGGTHGFVVGHISPEAQEGGTIALVEDGDIITIDAETNSISVNVDNEELAKRKAAWVEPELKFKKGVLYKYARSVSSAAQGCVTDEF encoded by the coding sequence ATGGAATTGAATAAATACAGCAAGAACGTTACTCAAGACCCAACGCAACCGGCAGCTCAAGCGATGTTGTATGCCATCGGTTTTAAGGATGAGGATTTCCTTAAGCCCTTGATCGGTATCGCGAGTACCGGCTATGAAGGTAATCCGTGTAACATGCACTTGAATGATCTGGCCAAGGTGGTCAAGGAAGGGGTCAACTCCAAGGAAACAGTTGGTCTTATATTCAATACTATCGGCATCAGCGATGGTATCTCCATGGGGACGCCTGGAATGCGATTTTCTCTGCCCTCCAGGGACATTATCGCCGATTCTATGGAAGCCGTTGTTCAGGGAATGTCCTACGATGGACTGGTAACGGTGGTTGGCTGTGATAAAAATATGCCCGGAGCCCTAATGGCCATGATACGCTTGAATCGTCCGTCTATTTTAGTATATGGCGGTACTATCGCCTCGGGCTGCCACAATGATAAAAAACTTGATATCGTATCCGCTTTTGAAGCATGGGGCGAGAAGGTAGCCGGCACTATGCCGGAATCGGAGTTCAAATGCATCATCAAAAAATCGGTACCGGGGGCAGGAGCTTGTGGGGGCATGTATACCGCGAATACAATGGCTTCGGCAATTGAAGCGCTGGGGATGGCACTGCCCTACAATTCATCAAACCCGGCCATTAGTGATGACAAAAACGCAGAGTGTCTCGCCGCTGGTAGGCAAATGCGCGTGCTTATCGAAAAAGATATCAAACCCTTGGACATCGTTACACGGAAATCCTTGGAAAATGCCATTCGCTTGGTGACCATAATGGGCGGGTCTACCAACGCCGTATTGCACTTTTTAGCCATTGCCAGAGCAGCTGATATCATATTTACGTTACAGGATTTTCAACACATTAGCGATACGACGCCTTTTATCGCGGACTTGAAACCGAGCGGTAAATATTTAATGGAGGATGTTCACCGTGTGGGTGGTATACCAGCTGTATTAAAGTATTTATTAAAGAACGGATTACTGCATGGGGATTGTTTGACGGTGACCGGAAAGACACTTGCCGAGAACTTGGAAAATGTTCCGGACCTGGAAGAAGGCCAAAACGTAATCATGCCTTTGGACAAGCCTATAAAGGCAACGGGGCATTTGAGAATGCTCTATGGCAACCTTGCGGAGAATGGCTCCGTAGCTAAGATTACCGGTAAAGAAGGACTGCGTTTCGAAGGAACGGCAAAGGTATTCAATAGCGAATACGATGCAAACGATGGTATCCGTCAGGGATTGGTAAAAAAGGGAGATGTGGTGGTCATTCGCTACGAAGGACCCAAAGGTGGACCGGGAATGCCGGAAATGTTAAAGCCTACTGCGGCGATTATGGGTGCCGGTTTAGGAAAAGAAGTGGCCTTAATTACCGATGGAAGATTTTCGGGTGGGACCCATGGCTTTGTTGTGGGACATATTTCCCCCGAAGCACAGGAAGGCGGAACGATTGCTTTGGTCGAAGATGGTGACATCATAACCATTGATGCCGAAACCAATTCCATAAGTGTAAACGTCGATAATGAAGAATTGGCCAAACGCAAGGCCGCTTGGGTAGAACCGGAATTGAAATTTAAGAAGGGTGTGCTCTACAAATATGCCCGTTCGGTGTCATCGGCGGCACAAGGCTGTGTAACGGACGAGTTTTAG
- the ilvN gene encoding acetolactate synthase small subunit → MAKQWFTISVYSENNVGLLNRISGIFLKRHINIESLNVSKSEIDYVSKFTIVVNTTEKWVHNIVGQIEKQIEVIKAFYHTDEETIYQESALFKIDSALLFDERQIQNIIKESNSQIVTVGRDFFVLAKSGRRNEIDEMHDQLKPYGIMQFVRSGRIAVSKDEMQISAMLEDFKQN, encoded by the coding sequence ATGGCAAAACAATGGTTCACCATTTCGGTATATTCCGAAAACAATGTGGGTTTACTGAATAGGATATCGGGTATATTCTTAAAGCGACACATTAACATAGAAAGTCTAAACGTTTCAAAATCAGAAATTGACTACGTGTCAAAATTTACCATTGTGGTGAATACTACCGAAAAGTGGGTACACAATATCGTAGGGCAAATCGAAAAGCAAATCGAAGTCATCAAAGCGTTCTATCATACAGACGAGGAAACGATCTATCAAGAATCGGCCCTGTTCAAGATCGATTCCGCTTTGTTGTTCGACGAACGTCAAATACAAAATATCATCAAAGAGAGCAATTCGCAAATCGTGACCGTGGGGCGTGATTTTTTCGTGCTTGCCAAATCGGGCCGTCGAAACGAAATCGATGAAATGCACGACCAATTAAAGCCCTATGGCATTATGCAGTTTGTACGCTCAGGCCGTATCGCCGTTTCAAAGGACGAAATGCAGATTTCGGCGATGCTCGAGGACTTTAAACAGAATTAA
- the ilvB gene encoding biosynthetic-type acetolactate synthase large subunit, whose protein sequence is METVKEKQTETKSTATLKISGAEAIVRCLLAEGVDLLYGYPGGAIMPVYDELYKFQDKLTHILTRHEQGATHAAQGYARVSGRVGVAMATSGPGATNLVTGLADAQIDSTPMVCITGQVPRKLLGSDAFQETDIIGISTPVTKWNYQITKASEIPEIMAKAFYIAKSGRPGPVLIDITKNAQFDEFEFSYEKCKGVRSYTPDPKPNVGSIEAAAELMNNAKRPMIVWGQGVILGQAESALRAVIEKSGIPAAWTIMGESAIPTSHPLNVGMVGMHGNYGPNVLTNECDVLIAIGMRFDDRVTGNLDTYAKQAKVIHFEIDPAEINKNVNADVAVLGNSKATLELLLPLLHANTHADWHNEFKKRHDIEFDAVIQNDIHPTKEGLTMGEVIEEINLASNNNAVIVTDVGQHQMIACRYAKFEQSKSNITSGGLGTMGFALPAAIGAKQGAMDREVVAIIGDGGFQMTLQELGVIFQHQIPVKIVVLNNDHLGMVRQWQELFFDKRYASTVMVNPDFVKIAEGYHIESKRVSKREALKATIQEMIASDKPYFLEVKVEKEDNVFPMIPSGASVSDIRLK, encoded by the coding sequence ATGGAAACAGTAAAAGAAAAACAGACCGAAACGAAATCAACCGCAACGCTCAAGATTTCGGGTGCCGAAGCAATTGTTCGGTGCTTATTGGCCGAAGGGGTCGATTTGCTATATGGCTATCCAGGTGGTGCCATCATGCCGGTCTATGACGAATTGTATAAGTTTCAGGACAAACTAACGCACATCCTGACCCGCCATGAGCAAGGGGCGACCCATGCAGCACAGGGCTATGCCCGGGTTTCAGGCAGGGTAGGGGTCGCTATGGCCACCTCGGGGCCGGGAGCGACGAATTTGGTGACCGGTTTGGCCGATGCACAAATCGATTCCACGCCCATGGTTTGTATCACGGGTCAGGTGCCCAGGAAATTATTAGGCTCCGATGCGTTTCAAGAAACCGATATTATCGGTATCTCGACTCCGGTCACCAAATGGAATTATCAAATTACCAAAGCCTCGGAAATTCCGGAAATCATGGCGAAGGCCTTTTACATTGCCAAATCAGGGCGCCCAGGTCCGGTGTTAATCGATATTACCAAAAATGCCCAGTTCGACGAATTTGAATTCTCCTATGAAAAATGCAAAGGGGTACGAAGTTATACTCCAGATCCAAAACCCAATGTAGGTTCGATCGAGGCGGCTGCCGAATTAATGAACAACGCCAAAAGGCCAATGATCGTCTGGGGGCAAGGTGTGATTCTAGGGCAGGCAGAGTCGGCATTAAGGGCGGTTATCGAAAAGTCCGGCATACCTGCCGCTTGGACGATAATGGGTGAATCGGCTATTCCTACATCACATCCGCTCAATGTGGGTATGGTAGGAATGCATGGTAATTACGGACCGAATGTATTAACGAATGAGTGTGATGTCCTGATCGCTATCGGAATGCGGTTTGATGATCGGGTAACCGGCAATTTGGATACCTATGCCAAACAGGCCAAGGTGATTCACTTTGAGATCGACCCGGCGGAAATCAACAAGAACGTCAATGCCGATGTCGCGGTTCTAGGAAACTCCAAAGCAACGCTGGAGTTGTTGTTGCCATTGCTCCATGCGAACACCCATGCCGATTGGCATAATGAGTTTAAGAAGCGGCACGACATTGAATTCGATGCAGTGATTCAAAACGATATCCACCCGACCAAGGAAGGTTTGACGATGGGGGAAGTTATTGAGGAAATCAATTTGGCTTCGAATAATAATGCTGTAATCGTTACGGATGTCGGGCAACACCAGATGATCGCCTGCCGTTATGCCAAATTCGAACAATCCAAAAGCAACATCACCTCTGGCGGCTTAGGTACCATGGGCTTTGCACTTCCGGCCGCGATTGGGGCCAAGCAGGGCGCGATGGACCGGGAAGTGGTCGCCATTATTGGTGACGGTGGCTTTCAAATGACCCTTCAGGAACTGGGTGTCATTTTTCAGCATCAGATTCCCGTAAAGATCGTGGTCTTGAACAACGACCATTTGGGCATGGTACGCCAGTGGCAAGAACTGTTTTTTGATAAGCGCTATGCGTCAACGGTGATGGTGAATCCGGATTTTGTAAAAATCGCGGAAGGCTATCATATCGAATCAAAACGGGTGAGTAAACGGGAAGCGTTGAAAGCTACCATTCAAGAGATGATCGCTTCCGACAAACCCTACTTTTTAGAAGTAAAAGTGGAAAAAGAGGATAATGTGTTCCCCATGATTCCGTCCGGGGCCTCGGTTTCCGACATCCGATTAAAATAA
- a CDS encoding O-methyltransferase — translation MNDSNIRDMPTIHSEIARKSKEIGFAMPSDVYIGTLLKTLISSKPAGKFLELGTGIGLSLSWMRDGMDENSSLISVDNDPELIAIAEQYFGKDERIEILCEDGSEWIKKYKGRAFDLVFADAWPGKYSELDEILGLIKVGGFYIIDDMTAQPNWPEGHEEHVDGLISYLEHRSDFNLTKMNWSTGVIVAVKTK, via the coding sequence ATGAACGATTCGAACATACGGGACATGCCAACGATACATTCGGAGATTGCCCGTAAATCCAAGGAAATCGGATTTGCAATGCCGTCGGATGTGTATATCGGGACGCTGTTAAAGACCTTGATTTCAAGCAAACCGGCAGGGAAATTTCTAGAACTGGGAACTGGAATAGGATTGTCTTTGTCTTGGATGCGCGATGGAATGGATGAAAACAGTAGCTTGATATCGGTAGACAATGACCCGGAGCTGATAGCGATTGCAGAGCAATATTTTGGAAAGGATGAGCGTATCGAAATACTTTGCGAAGATGGCTCGGAATGGATCAAGAAATATAAAGGCCGTGCCTTCGACCTTGTTTTTGCCGATGCATGGCCAGGAAAGTATAGCGAATTGGACGAAATTCTAGGGTTGATAAAAGTAGGCGGGTTTTACATCATCGACGATATGACCGCCCAACCGAATTGGCCTGAAGGTCATGAGGAACATGTAGACGGATTGATATCCTATCTGGAGCATCGGTCGGATTTTAATTTGACCAAGATGAACTGGTCGACAGGAGTGATCGTAGCGGTAAAAACAAAGTAG
- a CDS encoding methyltransferase domain-containing protein: MQQLAHKWDAKLYNDKHSYVYDYGESLIGLLDPQPNERILDLGCGSGELTCKIKELAGEVVGMDKSIDMIEKARLQYPLIDFQVGDASDFYVDKPFDAIFSNATLHWVAKYREAINCLYCSLEQGGRLVVEFGGKDNVRAITDQLCTSLLKRGYTQQAEVVLWYFPSVGEYTTALEASGFTVTFAQWYDRLTELADEQTGIKDWLAIFSRPFFTGVPDSDVPEIMNEVQERLKPKLFRNGKWYADYKRIRIVAYK, translated from the coding sequence ATGCAGCAATTGGCACACAAATGGGATGCGAAATTATACAACGATAAACATTCGTATGTATACGATTACGGTGAATCCCTAATCGGTTTACTCGATCCGCAGCCCAATGAAAGAATCCTAGATTTAGGGTGTGGTTCGGGGGAACTGACTTGCAAAATAAAGGAACTCGCCGGAGAGGTTGTCGGGATGGACAAGTCCATCGACATGATTGAAAAGGCGCGATTACAGTATCCGCTCATTGATTTTCAAGTCGGTGACGCGAGTGATTTTTATGTAGACAAACCTTTTGACGCCATTTTTTCGAACGCCACCCTACACTGGGTAGCCAAATATAGAGAAGCGATCAATTGTCTTTATTGCAGTTTGGAACAAGGAGGACGTCTAGTAGTCGAGTTCGGTGGTAAGGATAATGTTCGAGCCATAACCGATCAGCTGTGTACATCCCTGTTAAAAAGAGGCTATACGCAACAAGCCGAGGTGGTACTTTGGTATTTTCCTTCTGTAGGGGAATATACGACCGCCTTGGAAGCTTCGGGATTCACGGTTACTTTTGCGCAATGGTACGACCGTCTGACGGAACTGGCGGATGAACAAACGGGCATCAAAGATTGGCTTGCAATATTCAGCCGCCCTTTTTTTACAGGCGTACCGGATTCGGATGTTCCGGAAATTATGAACGAGGTTCAGGAGCGGTTAAAACCGAAATTGTTTAGAAATGGCAAATGGTATGCGGATTATAAAAGAATTCGAATAGTGGCATATAAATAA